In Canis lupus dingo isolate Sandy chromosome 12, ASM325472v2, whole genome shotgun sequence, the following proteins share a genomic window:
- the KHDC3L gene encoding KH domain-containing protein 3, giving the protein MATPRRFPTLVHLEQREGTLFTVLGNLTKRPYWFHIEYLKSPKTVHLEAWLVEAIFGRGAEYIPHVECVSQTLLHVNQWDPEGEAEIFIFGRPDYQKDVSKMIMNLADYHRQLRAQRTELGKLGAPWACRSEKAPAQDAVTQQTLDAPREASTQGSPKAAREASTQGSPKAAREAATQGSPRAAREAATQGSPRATRKAATQGSPRATREAATQGSPRATREAATQGSPRAAREASTQGSPKAAREAATQGSPRATREAATQGSPRATREAATQGSPKAAREAATQGSPKAAREAATQRSPRATREAATQRSPGAVAREAATQRSPGAVAREAATQRSPGAVAREAATQRSPGAVAREAATQASPGAVAREAATQASPGAVAREAATQRSPDATQGVVTGL; this is encoded by the exons ATGGCCACTCCCAGGCGGTTTCCGACGCTCGTGCAtttggagcagagagaggggacgCTATTCACGGTGCTCGGTAACCTCACCAAGCGGCCCTACTGGTTCCACATTGAGTACCTAAAGAGTCCGAAGACAGTTCATCTCGAGGCATGGCTAGTTGAAGCGATCTTCG GCCGAGGAGCAGAGTACATTCCGCACGTGGAGTGTGTGTCCCAGACCCTACTCCACGTTAATCAGTGGGACCCCGAGGGCGAGGCCGAGATCTTTATATTTGGTCGGCCTGATTACCAGAAAGATGTATCCAAGATGATCATGAATTTGGCTGACTATCATCGCCAACTCCGGGCACAAAGAACGGAACTGGGTAAGTTAGGGGCACCTTGGGCTTGCC GCTCAGAGAAGGCCCCTGCCCAGGATGCAGTGACCCAGCAGACCCTCGACGCTCCCCGCGAGGCGTCGACCCAGGGGTCCCCGAAGGCTGCCCGCGAGGCGTCGACCCAGGGGTCCCCGAAGGCTGCCCGCGAGGCGGCGACCCAGGGGTCCCCGAGGGCTGCCCGTGAGGCGGCGACCCAGGGGTCCCCGAGGGCGACCCGCAAGGCGGCGACCCAGGGGTCCCCGAGGGCGACCCGCGAGGCGGCGACCCAGGGGTCCCCGAGGGCGACCCGCGAGGCGGCGACCCAGGGGTCCCCGAGGGCTGCCCGCGAGGCGTCGACCCAGGGGTCCCCGAAGGCTGCCCGCGAGGCGGCGACCCAGGGGTCCCCGAGGGCGACCCGCGAGGCGGCGACCCAGGGGTCCCCGAGGGCGACCCGCGAGGCGGCGACCCAGGGGTCCCCGAAGGCTGCCCGCGAGGCGGCGACCCAGGGGTCCCCGAAGGCTGCCCGGGAGGCGGCGACCCAGCGGTCCCCGAGGGCGACCCGCGAGGCGGCGACCCAGCGGTCCCCCGGCGCGGTGGCCCGGGAGGCGGCGACCCAGCGGTCCCCCGGCGCGGTGGCCCGGGAGGCGGCGACCCAGCGGTCCCCCGGCGCGGTGGCCCGGGAGGCGGCGACCCAGCGGTCCCCCGGCGCGGTGGCCCGGGAGGCGGCGACCCAGGCGTCCCCCGGCGCGGTGGCCCGGGAGGCGGCGACCCAGGCGTCCCCCGGCGCGGTGGCCCGGGAAGCGGCGACCCAACGATCTCCGGACGCTACCCAGGGTGTGGTTACCGGGTTATGA
- the LOC112658512 gene encoding oocyte-expressed protein homolog, protein MVDDAGAAEVLGDEWRPAWSLDRLLRAPLPPPRIRTRPWWFPVQELRDPLVFYLEAWLADAIFGPDRAIIPEIEWMSQVLLTVDVVNSGDLVEISIFGWPRVQNRVKSVLLSLASWHRKHRARAEKMKQLEEFLKTGGTGPQTPEHPVA, encoded by the exons ATGGTCGACGACGCGGGTGCTGCTGAAGTTTTGGGGGACGAATGGAGGCCCGCCTGGTCCCTGGACAGGCTGCTCCGGGCACCACTTCCACCACCGCGGATTCGCACCCGGCCTTGGTGGTTTCCAGTGCAGGAGCTGAGAGACCCACTGGTGTTTTACCTGGAGGCGTGGCTGGCTGACGCCATCTTCG GCCCAGACCGAGCCATAATTCCAGAAATAGAGTGGATGAGCCAAGTCCTGCTGACGGTGGACGTAGTTAACTCTGGAGACTTAGTTGAAATCAGTATCTTCGGATGGCCCCGTGTACAAAATCGGGTGAAGAGCGTGCTCCTGAGCCTGGCATCTTGGCACCGGAAACATCGTGCCAGAG CTGAGAAGATGAAACAACTTGAGGAGTTCTTGAAGACTGGTGGGACAGGTCCCCAAACTCCTGAGCATCCTGTTGCATAA